A genomic segment from Syntrophotalea acetylenivorans encodes:
- a CDS encoding fatty acid desaturase: protein MDTGKSNSPNSKEKKKSSGHVWPEWYPELATFRHSDSRKAIWQLLNTLVPYCGLWYLMVFSIQLGSSYLVTLLLALPAAAFLVRIFILFHDCVHGSFFSSKGANTFFGYLLGLLVFTPFEDWRFSHLRHHVTYANLDARGFGDVWTMTLKEYQNSPKRTRLLYKLYRNPVVLFGLGAIFLFPMRNRLPTRRVKRKEHMSVVFTNLLIFIVIWVADKVIGWKTYLLIQVPVLLFSGTAGIWLFYVQHQFEGGYWATKSDWVPLRAAMEGSSFYRLPALFQWFSGNIGFHHVHHLSPRIPNYLLKKCFESIPALQAKPPLTFLKSLPCARLKLWDEGRKEMMGFP from the coding sequence ATGGATACAGGTAAATCGAATAGCCCCAACAGCAAAGAAAAAAAGAAAAGCTCTGGCCACGTTTGGCCCGAATGGTATCCGGAACTGGCAACGTTTCGACATTCCGACAGCCGAAAGGCCATCTGGCAGTTGCTTAACACTCTGGTGCCGTACTGTGGCTTGTGGTATTTGATGGTCTTTTCGATTCAACTCGGGTCCTCTTACCTGGTAACGCTTCTGTTAGCCTTGCCTGCCGCAGCTTTTCTGGTCCGAATCTTCATACTTTTTCATGACTGTGTACATGGTTCTTTTTTCTCCAGCAAGGGCGCCAACACCTTTTTCGGTTATCTCCTCGGCTTGCTGGTATTTACCCCATTTGAAGACTGGCGTTTCAGTCATCTGCGGCACCATGTAACCTATGCGAATCTCGATGCGCGGGGTTTCGGTGATGTGTGGACCATGACCCTGAAAGAGTACCAGAACTCCCCGAAGAGAACACGCCTCCTGTACAAGCTCTACCGCAACCCTGTGGTGTTGTTCGGGCTGGGGGCGATATTCCTTTTTCCCATGCGCAATCGGCTGCCGACGCGCCGGGTAAAGCGCAAGGAGCATATGAGCGTTGTTTTTACCAATCTGCTCATTTTTATCGTCATTTGGGTTGCCGATAAGGTTATCGGGTGGAAGACCTATCTGTTGATTCAGGTGCCGGTTCTGTTGTTTTCCGGAACAGCAGGAATCTGGCTGTTTTACGTGCAGCATCAGTTCGAGGGCGGCTATTGGGCGACAAAAAGTGATTGGGTGCCACTGCGCGCCGCCATGGAGGGCAGTTCGTTTTATAGATTGCCGGCTCTTTTTCAGTGGTTTTCCGGCAATATCGGTTTCCACCATGTCCACCACCTGAGCCCGCGTATTCCCAATTACCTTCTGAAAAAATGTTTCGAATCAATCCCGGCGCTACAAGCGAAACCGCCGTTGACATTTCTAAAAAGTCTGCCTTGTGCCAGGCTAAAGTTGTGGGATGAAGGGCGAAAAGAGATGATGGGCTTTCCTTGA
- a CDS encoding DUF362 domain-containing protein, translated as MGTHYSTEDCIACGACEPVCPVGAITLGDPLYVIDQGTCNDCGTCDDVCPMYAIKWTKTGG; from the coding sequence ATGGGAACTCATTACAGCACTGAAGATTGCATCGCCTGCGGCGCCTGCGAGCCCGTCTGCCCTGTAGGCGCTATCACGCTCGGGGATCCACTCTACGTCATCGATCAAGGAACATGCAACGATTGCGGAACATGTGACGATGTCTGTCCGATGTATGCCATCAAGTGGACAAAAACCGGCGGTTAG
- a CDS encoding nitroreductase family protein codes for METFDAIYQRRAVKHYDPEHRLTPEEETKLLEAAIQAPTSFNIQHWRFVIVRDPELRRKIRTEYSPDQAQMTDASLLIIMTADVKAWAKKPERYWCNAPKEVAELLVDWMGPFHEGREWLQRDEAQRSIGMAMQNMMLAAKAMGYDSCPMIGYEIEKVAELINLPDDHVMGPMLAVGKKIKDVWPKPGQLPLSELVIENKF; via the coding sequence ATGGAAACCTTCGATGCCATCTATCAGCGCCGGGCAGTGAAACACTACGATCCCGAGCATCGCCTGACGCCGGAAGAAGAGACCAAACTGCTGGAGGCCGCGATTCAGGCGCCGACCAGTTTCAACATTCAACACTGGCGCTTCGTCATCGTGCGAGATCCGGAGCTGCGGCGAAAGATCCGTACCGAGTACAGCCCCGACCAAGCGCAAATGACCGACGCTTCGCTATTGATCATCATGACCGCTGACGTCAAGGCCTGGGCCAAAAAGCCCGAGCGTTACTGGTGCAACGCGCCCAAAGAGGTTGCCGAACTGCTGGTTGATTGGATGGGGCCCTTCCACGAAGGCCGGGAATGGCTGCAGCGGGACGAGGCGCAGCGCTCCATCGGTATGGCCATGCAGAATATGATGCTGGCGGCCAAGGCGATGGGGTATGATAGTTGTCCGATGATCGGGTACGAGATCGAAAAGGTCGCCGAGTTGATCAACTTGCCAGACGATCACGTTATGGGGCCGATGCTGGCAGTGGGAAAGAAGATCAAAGACGTCTGGCCCAAGCCCGGCCAGTTGCCTTTAAGCGAATTAGTTATAGAGAACAAATTCTAA
- a CDS encoding KamA family radical SAM protein → MSETWVEQIQNEVNTLEKLEQYINITDEERKAIRTMRTKWGTTPYFASLMDKDDPNCPIRRQVLPSLQEQVNEYGMDHYLMWKENRETEEVRPDSIARQYHDRIAFTVTEVCGIYCRHCFRKELVVDQELKLRFDVDEGLAWIAEHPEIRDVLITGGDPLLLSDEKLEYLITKLREMPHIEMIRIGTRLPIVLPQRITEGLKKAIGGFHKVPVWINTQCNHPKEITGDTERAIYELMSCGINVGNQAVLLKGINDDVPTFKELHQKLLRTRIRPYYVFYCEPAPGIDHFRTPVEKGAELIRDALRGHTTGLAQPMYVLATNIGKIPLMPDYYIVDKDEKEYTLRNYKGATTKIPNMPE, encoded by the coding sequence ATGTCAGAAACATGGGTCGAACAGATTCAAAACGAGGTCAACACTCTCGAGAAACTCGAACAATACATCAACATCACTGACGAAGAGCGCAAGGCCATCCGGACCATGCGCACCAAATGGGGCACCACGCCCTATTTCGCCTCACTGATGGATAAGGACGACCCCAACTGCCCGATCCGTCGCCAGGTGTTGCCATCACTGCAAGAGCAGGTCAATGAGTACGGCATGGATCACTACCTGATGTGGAAGGAAAATCGGGAGACCGAAGAAGTGCGTCCGGACAGCATTGCCCGCCAATACCACGACCGCATTGCCTTTACCGTTACCGAGGTCTGCGGCATCTATTGCCGCCACTGTTTCCGCAAAGAGCTGGTGGTCGACCAGGAACTGAAGCTGCGCTTCGATGTTGATGAAGGCCTGGCCTGGATCGCCGAGCACCCGGAGATACGCGATGTCCTCATAACCGGCGGCGACCCGTTGCTGCTATCCGATGAAAAGCTGGAATACCTGATTACCAAACTCCGGGAAATGCCGCATATCGAGATGATCCGCATCGGCACCCGCCTGCCCATCGTGCTACCGCAGCGGATTACCGAGGGCCTGAAAAAGGCCATTGGCGGCTTCCATAAGGTGCCGGTATGGATCAACACCCAATGCAATCATCCCAAGGAGATCACCGGGGACACCGAACGGGCCATTTACGAACTGATGAGTTGCGGCATCAATGTCGGCAATCAGGCGGTATTACTCAAGGGGATCAACGACGACGTACCGACCTTCAAAGAATTGCACCAGAAACTGCTGCGCACCCGCATTCGCCCCTACTACGTCTTCTACTGCGAGCCGGCGCCGGGCATCGACCACTTCCGCACCCCGGTAGAAAAAGGCGCCGAACTGATCCGCGATGCGCTTCGCGGACACACCACCGGCCTGGCCCAACCGATGTACGTGCTGGCGACCAATATCGGCAAGATTCCGCTGATGCCGGACTATTACATTGTTGATAAGGACGAAAAGGAATACACGCTGCGCAACTACAAAGGGGCGACGACCAAGATTCCCAATATGCCAGAGTGA